A genome region from Oscillatoria salina IIICB1 includes the following:
- a CDS encoding tetratricopeptide repeat protein — translation SSLAARLCDRLTHFERVVWVGYLDEASLVNRLTEKLNLQPLREALQNPDEELKFRLKQVFQQRGDAGEKPFLLVLDDFELNLQPREQTHVLQTDAVEVLKSLVWAIRETYTLHRIIITSRYDFQFTQLQYFYKQPLEALHGADLRKKCSRLEAFKNESSVEKALQTQAQNLADGNPRLLEWLDKLLCNPDSISKFGGESSVAAILTQLETNPVELREQVLAESLLEQIDTAMREMLSRGLIFKLPVPREAFSHVVTCHSEDDLTCHSDRREESQSHSEDNLTCHSDRREESQTQLKRAVALGLLEVSPDESLRVPRILPLEMPPDGETLAQLGAQVLYRLWWKEAETSTEEQRLEIHRLALQGKIEKIAVGIAITLTNYWIKRSRFREAEELCQATLEITENYRVQHNLAVSEYQLGKVNQAQADYQQALDDCPAEDETHKAAIIHNLASLKADTGDIEGAIALYQKSLTLKKQIDNVQGQAATLHQLAILKANRGEIEAAIALFQESLTLNEQVDNIQGQAMTLQWLGWLAATIYKDFDTGLNYLHKSWEILKYIQSPEAENVRQYINRVQQMKDDAQQ, via the coding sequence AGTAGTTTAGCAGCAAGACTGTGCGACAGATTAACTCATTTTGAGCGTGTGGTTTGGGTGGGGTATCTGGACGAAGCGAGTTTGGTAAATCGCCTCACTGAGAAGTTGAACTTGCAGCCGCTACGAGAAGCTTTGCAAAATCCCGATGAGGAACTCAAATTTCGACTTAAACAGGTGTTCCAGCAGCGAGGAGACGCAGGAGAAAAGCCGTTTTTGCTGGTATTGGATGATTTTGAACTCAATTTACAACCGCGAGAACAAACTCATGTGTTGCAAACTGATGCGGTGGAAGTTCTCAAATCTCTGGTGTGGGCGATTCGGGAAACTTACACTTTGCATCGGATAATTATTACCAGTCGCTACGATTTTCAGTTCACTCAGTTGCAGTATTTTTATAAGCAGCCCTTGGAAGCATTACACGGGGCAGATTTGCGAAAAAAGTGTAGTCGTCTGGAAGCTTTTAAGAATGAGTCTTCGGTAGAGAAAGCTTTACAGACGCAAGCGCAAAATTTAGCTGATGGAAATCCTCGCTTGTTGGAATGGTTGGATAAGTTGTTGTGTAATCCTGATTCGATTTCTAAGTTTGGGGGAGAGAGTTCGGTTGCAGCAATTTTAACTCAATTGGAAACTAATCCGGTGGAGTTGCGAGAACAAGTTTTAGCCGAGTCGCTGCTGGAACAAATTGATACTGCGATGCGGGAAATGCTTTCGCGAGGCTTGATTTTTAAGTTACCTGTACCCAGAGAAGCTTTCTCTCATGTCGTTACTTGTCATTCTGAAGATGACCTAACTTGTCATTCTGACCGAAGAGAAGAATCTCAAAGTCATTCTGAAGATAACCTAACTTGTCATTCTGACCGAAGGGAAGAATCTCAAACACAGCTTAAGCGGGCTGTAGCTTTGGGATTACTAGAAGTAAGTCCCGATGAATCCCTACGAGTACCGCGCATCTTACCTTTAGAAATGCCTCCAGATGGAGAAACTTTAGCACAACTAGGCGCACAAGTGCTGTATCGCCTCTGGTGGAAAGAAGCAGAAACCTCAACTGAGGAACAAAGGCTGGAAATACATCGCTTGGCTTTGCAGGGGAAAATAGAAAAAATTGCTGTCGGAATAGCAATTACTTTGACAAATTACTGGATTAAGCGAAGCCGATTTCGCGAAGCTGAGGAGTTGTGTCAAGCTACTCTCGAAATTACTGAAAATTACCGAGTTCAGCATAACTTAGCTGTATCTGAGTATCAATTAGGAAAAGTAAATCAAGCCCAAGCAGATTATCAACAAGCTTTAGATGATTGTCCCGCAGAAGACGAGACTCACAAAGCTGCTATTATCCACAATCTAGCAAGTCTCAAAGCTGATACTGGGGACATTGAAGGGGCGATCGCCCTTTACCAAAAGTCTCTCACACTCAAAAAACAAATTGACAACGTTCAAGGTCAAGCTGCGACTTTACACCAACTAGCAATTCTCAAAGCTAATAGGGGGGAAATTGAAGCCGCGATCGCCCTATTTCAAGAGTCTCTCACACTCAATGAACAAGTTGACAACATTCAAGGTCAAGCAATGACATTACAGTGGTTGGGATGGTTAGCAGCAACTATCTACAAAGACTTTGATACAGGACTCAATTATTTACACAAATCTTGGG